From Microbacterium sp. LWH7-1.2:
AGACGACCACGCTCCGCGCCGTGTCGGGCACCGTGCGGTCCACCGGCACGATCCGCTTCGACGGCAAGGACCTGCGGGGACTCCGCCCCGACCAGGTCGCTGCGCTCGGCATCGCGCACGTGCCCGAGGGGCGCGGCACCCTCGCCGACCTGACGGTGCGCGAGAACCTGCGGGTGGGCGCGTACCACCGCAAGGACGCCAAGGCCATCCGCACCGACATCGACTACTGCCTCGACCTCTTCCCGCAGCTGCAGGACCGCATCCGCTCCACCGGGTCGGCGCTGTCGGGCGGTGAGCAGCAGATGCTCGCCATCGCCCGCGGGATCATGGCCCGGCCCCGGCTGCTGCTGCTGGATGAGGCATCACTCGGCCTTGCTCCCGGCACGGCGAAGACGGTGTACCAGGCGATCGGCCGGCTGCGCACCGAATCCGGCATCGCGATGGTCGTGGTCGAGCAGAACGCCAACCTCGCCTTCACCCTCGTCGACAGCGCGACCGTGCTCGAGACGGGGCGCAACGTCCTCACCGGCTCGACCGCGGAGCTCAAGGGCATGGACGAGATCCGCCGCGCGTACCTGGGAGGCTGACGTGAACCCGGGTACCTTCATCCAGCTCGTGATCGACGGCCTGTCGACGGGGTCGATCTACGCGGCCCTCGCGCTCGCCATCGTGCTCGTGAACCAGGCGACCGGGCTCATCAACTTCGCGCAGGGCGGCATGGCCGTGCTCTCGGCCTACATCGCGTGGTCGCTCAACGGGTTCGGCGTCCCGCTCATCCTCGCGATCCTCGCCGCCGTCGTCGTCTCGTTCTTCCTCGGCGCGCTGATCGAGCGTTACCTCATCCGCCGCTTCGAGCGGGGCGACCCCGATACCGCGGTCGTCGTCACGATCGGTCTGCTGACGCTCATCACGGGTCTCTGCGCCTGGATCTGGACGTACAACAACCGGCTCTTCCCTTCGCTCTTCCCCCTCGAGACGATCAAGGTCGCCGGTGCCGTCATCAGCGTCCGCTCGCTCGGCACGATCATCGTGATCGTCGTGATCATGGGGCTCATGCAGGCGCTCTTCCTCGGCACGAAGCTGGGCCTCGCGCTGCGGGCCGTCGCGATCAACCCTGCCTCGGCCGCGTTCTCGGGCATCAACGTGGGCCGCAACCTCATGGTGGGCTGGGGCCTCGCCGCCGTGCTCGGCGCGGTGGCGGGCGTGCTGGTCGCCCCGCAGCTGACCCTCACGCCCGGGATGATGGACTCCGCCCTCGTGTACGCGCTCGCCGCCTGCATCCTCGGTGGCCTCTCCAGCCCGATCGGCGTCGTCGTGGCGGCGTGGCTGATCGGCGTGCTGGAGAACCTCGCGGC
This genomic window contains:
- a CDS encoding branched-chain amino acid ABC transporter permease, translated to MNPGTFIQLVIDGLSTGSIYAALALAIVLVNQATGLINFAQGGMAVLSAYIAWSLNGFGVPLILAILAAVVVSFFLGALIERYLIRRFERGDPDTAVVVTIGLLTLITGLCAWIWTYNNRLFPSLFPLETIKVAGAVISVRSLGTIIVIVVIMGLMQALFLGTKLGLALRAVAINPASAAFSGINVGRNLMVGWGLAAVLGAVAGVLVAPQLTLTPGMMDSALVYALAACILGGLSSPIGVVVAAWLIGVLENLAAVYIPFIGHDLKIAVPFILIFVVLLVRPQGLFGRKAVVRV
- a CDS encoding ABC transporter ATP-binding protein, which encodes MTLLEVADIRAFYGRVQVLEGVSLAVPEGGAVGILGANGAGKTTTLRAVSGTVRSTGTIRFDGKDLRGLRPDQVAALGIAHVPEGRGTLADLTVRENLRVGAYHRKDAKAIRTDIDYCLDLFPQLQDRIRSTGSALSGGEQQMLAIARGIMARPRLLLLDEASLGLAPGTAKTVYQAIGRLRTESGIAMVVVEQNANLAFTLVDSATVLETGRNVLTGSTAELKGMDEIRRAYLGG